GCCGCTGTCGCAAAGCGGTCACGAAGGCAGCACGGACACGTCACAGCTTCGTTGCCATCATGGACGACATGTTGGAGGTCCTGCCCCGGCGCCAGACTGCCATCCTGCTCGCCGCCGCCCTGCTCGTGCTCGCGCTCGTCGGGAAGCGGCTGGCATCGCAGGGCTCGGCCCGTGCGCCGGCGCCTGCGGCGACGCTGGCGCCGACGGGGAGCGGGGCGGCGGGCGCAGCGCCGGCGCCCCGGATCGTCGTCGACGTCGTCGGCGCCGTGCGCCGCGCCGGCGTCTACCGCCTGCCCGATGGCTCGCGCGTCCTCGACGCCGTGCGGCGCGCTGGCGGGCCGACGCGCCGGGCGCAGATCGCCCTCGTCAACCTCGCGGCGCCGCTCGCGGACGGCCAGCAGGTCGTCGTGC
This genomic interval from Gaiella occulta contains the following:
- a CDS encoding ComEA family DNA-binding protein is translated as MLEVLPRRQTAILLAAALLVLALVGKRLASQGSARAPAPAATLAPTGSGAAGAAPAPRIVVDVVGAVRRAGVYRLPDGSRVLDAVRRAGGPTRRAQIALVNLAAPLADGQQVVVPARGVPGAAGGAGAAAAKVSLASATVDDLDALPGIGPVTAQKIVDWRQGHGPFRSVEDLDAVPGVGPARIEQLRDLVTP